The Prosthecobacter algae genome contains the following window.
CCCGCCGCCCCCATGCTGGGCCAGCCCCCCGCCCAGTCCCCCGGCCACGCCCTTTTTTTTTACGCCCCCCTGGGCGAAACTGGCGCGCCCGCGAATACCGCCCTGCACCATCTGCTGAACCTCACCGGCTACTACATCACCTATGGCGAGGACACGGAGCGGCCCGACTTCCTGCCCACCGTGCCCACCTACGCCTTCCGCCTGCATGAGTTTAAACAGCGGACCGAAAACCTCACCCGCCCTGGGGGTGCCGGTGCCTGGCCACCGGATGTCACCAACCACCCCGATGCCCACGTCATCGCGCGAAACATCATCGCCATCACCTTCCTGCCCAAGCTGCCCTCCCAGGGCCCTGCCGGGGACCTTTCCATCGACAAGGATGGCAACGCCCTCGCGCCTAACTATCAGTATGACACCCTCACCGCAGGCCAGGCCGGCGTGCGCAAGGAGCTGAACAGCCTGCACCAGCTCCCCCCCATCATCGAGGTCACCATGGTCGCCATTGACGATGCCTCCGCCGAGCGCATCGGCCGGGAGGCAACCCCGCCGGATTTCGGCCTCGCCACCCTCTTTCAGAGTGCCGACCCCGCCGTGCGCAAGGCCGATCTGGAAACCCTCATCAACACCCTCCGCGCCCAGCGCCTGAATCCCCGCGTCTTCACCACCGAGGTCAGCCTGAAGTCCGCCAAATGGAGCCGCGAATAACCAACTTTGCTTCCATTTTAAACGCCTGCTTTCAACTTTCCCACTTCTCCCTTTCCCATGAAAACCCACCTCCACACACCCCGCCGCGGCGTGGCCCTGGTGCTCGTCATCGTCTTCCTGGCCTTGCTCACCGGCCTCATCGTCGCCTTCCTCTCCACCGTCAGCACGGAGTCCCAGGTGGCCACGCGGGCCGCCGCCACCAGCCGTGGGCGGGAGCTGATCGACAGCGTCAATGCCCTCGTCACCGGGCAGATCCGCGAGGCCACCTCCCAGGGGCCTGAGGTCGCCTGGGCCACCCAGCCCGGCATGATCCGCACCTACGGCACCCCAGATGCCAAAGCCTCCGCCGCGCCCCTGCGTTATTACAAACTCTACTCCGCCGAAAAACTCGTCTGGCAGCCTGCGGACGGCCCCTTCAATCCCACCGCCGAGGTGCCTGCCGGCTGGGCAGACAATCCCGCGCTGTACAATGACCTGAACCGCCCCGTCACCACCCTCACCGGTCAGGTGCGCTACCCCATCTTCCAGCCCCCTGCTACCACCCCGCCCGCAGATCCCGCCGCGCAGCCGCCCGTGGGCCTTACCCTGGGCACCCCGCCTCCGGCCAACAACGGCGCCGCCCCCGTGGCCACCATCAATCCCGCCCCCATGCCCGTGCGCTGGCTCTACGTCCTGCGGGATGGCCGCCTCACCTCCCCCACCCAGTCCAACCCCGCCGGGGCCGATGGCAGCGGGGCCACCGTGAGCTGGGAACCCGGCTCCCCAGATGCCCCCACCCCGGCCAACCCCATCGTCGGTCGCGTGGCCTTCTGGACGGATGACGAAACCAGCAAGATCAATATCAACACCGCTGCGGGAGATCACTGGACGGCCAATTCCCCCCTGGAAGCCGGTTCCTACTGGGACATGCCGCGCGTCACCTCCCAGTTCGACCGCCAGGCCCTGGCCAATTTCCAGCCCGCCCAGCGCGAATACCAGCGCTACCCCGGCCACCCCGCCACCACTTACCTCAGCGCCGCCATCCCCTCCCTCACTCGCGGCCAGATCGCCCAGATCGCCACCCGCGTCAGCTCCGGTGGCTCCCTCGGCGGCACCACCCTCGCCCCAGCCGCAGTCACGCTGGATGCGGATCGCCTCTATGCCTTTGAGGATGAGCTGATCTTTGACGACCTCCGCGCCGCCTCCCCCATCACCCCCGCCCAGCTTGAGCAGGCCCGCTTCCTCCTCACCGCCCACAGCCGCGCCCCAGAGGTGAACCTGCTGAACCAGCCCCGCATCGCCGCCTGGCCCGTCAGCGCCAATCCTGCCGATACCCACCGCAGCGCGTTCGATCGCCTCATCGCCTTCTGCTCCCGCATCGGTGGCCGCAGCTACATCTTTGACCGCCTCTATGCCGACAGCGCCACCGCCGACTACGCCGGGCGCAATGTCGAGCTCTACACCTACCTGCAGCGCCTCACCTCCGCCCCCATCCCTGGCTTTGGCGGCAGCTTTGCCAGCAAGTACGGCCAGGATCGCGACCAGATCCTGACGGAAATCTTCGACTACATCCGCAGCACCAACCTCTTTGACGATACCATCGAGCCTGAGCCCTACACCTACCCGACCCGGGGCAACCAGTTCACCGATGGCCGTGCCAACCGCACTGGGGCCCAGCCCGGCCACGGCCAGGTCACCCCCATCCGCATCGGCACCACCCAGGGTTTTGGCCGCTTCCTCACCCTTTCAGAAGTGGGCATGCACTTCATCGCCACTGCCGACTTTACCGTGCCGGACAGCAACATCGTGCCGAAAGACAACGAAGGCCAGGCCACGCCGAAACCCACCAACCGCACGCTCGGCTCCGGCGCCAGCGCCGTGAAGCTGAAGACGGGCGAACGCCGCATCGAGGCCATGCTCCTGCTGGAGGCCTTCTCCCCCAGCCAGGGCTGGGGCCCCCTGCGCCCTGACATGCAGATCCGCATCCGTGGGCTGAACACCCTCGCCGTCAATGGCACCAATCTCGGCTTCCCGGCGGAAGGCGTGCTCCGCATCGAGTCCAACGGCGGCTACCACAGCCGCATGTGGGGTGGCCACTCCGGCACCCGCTTCATGCTCAATGGCCGCCGCCTGCCCGCCCGTGGCGTCATGCCCGCTGATTCCGGCCACAACGTGAACAACTCTTACCCCTTCGTCAGCATGCCTATCACCGTCATCGTGCCGCCCACCGGCACCATGCAGTTCAGCGGCGGCGAAATCACGGTCGAGCTGTTCTCGGATTCCCTGCCCGGTGGCGGCCAGTACGATGCCCTCGCTGGCAAGACCCCCGTGCAGACCCTTTCCATCAATCTCCCCGGCGGCACCTTCCCCGTGCCCCGCCTGGCCATGGCTGGCACCGTTTACCCCCCCTCCACCACCGATACCCAGTCTGTGGAAACCCTCCGCGAATTCTGGTGGACCTTCTCCCGCGATGGCGCGCTGGCCGGGTTCCCCAGCTTCATCGGCACCGCCAATGTCCCCGCCGCCGCCGCAGGCCGCATCCACCGCACCGCCGCAGATCCCGGCTCCCGCACGGCCCCTCGTTCCGGGAACCCCATCCACTTTGTCAATGGCACCCCCAGCGATGTCGTGCGCACCGTCCAGGTCGGCCATGGCGACTACCGCCTGCTCGCCGCCCAGGCCGCCCCGCCCGCCAGCCTGTGGGAAAAACACCGCTACTACGACAACACCGCCCAGTTCAATGCCCACTCCCTGCAGGAGGCCACGGGCAGCAACTACATGGCCGGGGCCGATGACCAGGCCGGGGCCTACGTGGCCGGTGCCCCCTACAACGGCAACAAACGCCCCGACATCCCCTTTGCCTCCATCGCCCTCGCCCAGGCCGGTGGCGACTGGGACACCGGATCTGCCGCCGTGCAGGATGGCCCCTACATCAACAAACCTGACGAAGGCAACAACTACCGCGACAACAACGGCGTGCCTTACTTCGATGCCAACCAGGCCCACGAAACCACCGGCCCCACCTTCTTTTCCCCCAACCGCCAGATGCCCTCCGCTGGCATGTTCGGCTCCCTGCCTAACCAAGTGAAGGCTGGCAAACCCTGGTCCACCCTGCTCTTCCGCCCAGACCCCACCGGCCTCCACATCGGTGCCCAGAGCCCGCCCGACCACCTCCTCATGGACCTCTTCTGGATGCCCATCGTCGAGCCCTACGCCATCTCCGAGCCCCTCTCCACCGCCGGCAAGATCAACCTGAACCATCAGATCGTCCCCTTCACCTACATCGACCGCACCACCGCCCTCCGCGCCCTCCTGCGCAGCGAGCGCGTGCTCGCCGTCCCCACCACCACGGCCAATGTTTACAAGTCCTCCACCGTCGCCACCAACTACCGCCAGGAGATCAACGCCGACGAAACGCTGAAACAGTTCAAACAACGCTTCGACAGCGGCGACCTCTTCCGCAGCCCCAGCGAGATCTGCGCCATGTACCTCGTGCCGCAGAATGCTACCCTGGAAGGCATGCCCGCCTTCTGGGAAACCCACAAGCTCACCGCCGACAACAGCCGCGAGCACCCCTACGCCACCCTGTACCCACGCCTCACCACCAAGTCCAACACCTACCGCGTGCACTACCGCGTGCAGTCCCTGCAACAGCGCAGCCGCAGCCGTGGGGACGATGCCGATGCCTGGGCCACCTGGGAAGAAGGCAAGGACCGCATCGTCGCCGAAAACCGCGGCTCCTCCATCATCGAACGCTACATCGATCCCGGCGACCCCACCCTCCCCGACTTCGCCACCACCCCCAACACCCCCCTCGACCCCTTCTACCGCTTCCGCATCATCGGCAGCACCAAGTTCGGGCCGAAGTGAGGGCGGAGGCAAGGCGTCAAAGGTCAAAGGTCAAAGGTCAAGGCGTCAAAGGTCAAAGGTCAAGATCGCGCGAAGCGTCCTGGACTGCGCCAGTCCCCTGGCGCTTTCGAAAAGCTCACTCGGCTTCGTCCGCTGCGGGGCCCGAGAGGAGCGTGGGCATTCGCTTCGCGGCTTCGCACCTGCCCGCATCCTAAAACATCCGGACGCGCAGCGTCCCACTCCCTCCGTCCACCCATCCATTTCCGACCTCCCCACGCACTCCCTTGCCACACTTCCTGTTAATCCTGAAATCGTGTTAATCCTGTAAAAATAGCCCCCATTTCATCACCAACCCCCATCCGCCCCAGCCCCCCAAACCACCGGACTTGGCAAGTCCCGCTCCTTGCGCTCAAACTTTGGGTCCGCCTACCCCCCGTTCCCGCCAGCTCTGCTGGTGTGTAGCCTTTAGGCGATCTGGAGAAGGTCCGGCAGGTCATTGCGTCGCCTAAAGGCTACACACCAACAGACCCAACAAACCGTCCCACGCCCACCCCCTTGCCACACTTCCTGTTAATCCTGCGATCTTGTTAATCCTGTAAAAAAGCCCCCATTCCATCACCAACCCCCATCCGCCCCAAACACCCCCAAACCACGGGACTTGGCAAGTCCCGCTCCTTGGGGTCTTCCCCGTCATCGGAACCTCCCCCTTCCGTGTCTTCCGAATCTTCCGTGGTTGAAGATCCATCCCGCTCAGAGTAGCCCGCTCATAAGGTAGCCCGCTCAGTCCCTGAGCGGTAAGCAACCTCGAAGCCCCCAAGCCCCCACTTTCCAGCCTCACCGCGCCGATGGAACCCTGTGCATCCATCTTCATTCCCGCGGCAGTCCATCGCCCTTCGCAACGGCTGTCCGCACAGCGACTGTCCGGGCTACTTTTCACCCCGCTCATAGTAGCCCGCTCAGTCCCTGAGCGGTAAGCAGCCTCGAAGCCCCCAAGCCCCCACTTTCCAGCCTCACCGCGCCGATGGAACCCTGTGCATCCATCTTCGCTCACGCGGCAGTCCATCACCCTTCGCAACGGCTGTCCGCACAGGGACTGTGCGGGCTACTTGTCACCCCGCTCATTGTAGCCCGCTCAGTCCCTGAGCGGTAAGCAGCCTCGAAGCCCCCAAGCCATCCTTTCCAGCCTCACCGCGCCGATGGAACCCTGTGCATCCATCTTCGCTCACGCGGCAGTCCATCACCCTTCGCAACGGCTGTCCGCACAGGGACTGTGCGGGCTACATTTTCACCCCGCTCATTGTAGCCCGCTCAGTCCCTGAGCGGTAAGCAACCCCGAAGCCCCCAAGCCCCCACTTTCCAGCCTCACCGCACCGACGGAATCCCTGTGCATCCATCTTCGCTCACGCGGCAGTCTATCACCCTTCGCAACGGCTGTCCGCACAGGGACTGTGCGGGCTACTTTTTCACCCCCGCTCATGGGCAGAATTCAAAAAACGCAGCTCACAGCGGCACCCGATGGCAGACCTCAAAGCGGTTCCCACACGGGTCCTCAAAAAACACCGCGTAATAACCCGGCTCATAGGCCAGCGGCCCCTCCACGCGACGCGCCCCAGCCTGGATGGCCACCAGCGCCAGTTCATCCACGGCCTCCACCGATTCTGCCCGGAAGGCCACCCGGTTCTCATTCGCCACATGCGTGGCAGATTCCGTCACGCCCAGAAACTCCGTCACGCCATGTCCTGCGGCCTCAAACTGCAGCCAGCCCTCAATGGCCTGCCGCCGCGTAAAGCCCAGCGCAGGCAGCAGCGTTTCATAAAAAGGCGTCGCATCAGCCAAGTTAGGGACACGGAGGTCCAGGTGATCATAGATTCGTCGCATCGTATCAAAGGGGGGTGGGGGGATGAGGCGGGCGCGCCACCTCATTCATCCATCGTTCCAAACCGGCTGCCTGGTCGTGCGAAAAAACCATGACCAGCGGCCTTTCGATGCCTCCTCAACACGTGATAAAACAGAGCACGGAAAAACCGAAGCGTGTTGCCTAGAAAAGGATTGCAGCACCCTGAATCAGCTTATTCTTGGATTGCCTAAAGCTCGGCAAAAAAATTCGAAAGGTTTATGAAACACGCGATTCACCACCTGACTATTTTATGCTTTTTGTTAGGCCTCTCAACCGCCCATGGCTTTGATCCCGTCACCTTCATTGCCTCAGACAACCGATCCAGATTCACGCTGATCTCAGAAAAGGAAATCGAGTTCACGGAAGGCCAATCCACACTTTTGGGACAGTACAGCCTCCAACCGAACAAGACCATCCGCGTCACCATCCCGATTTTGGGCAGCGTCCAGGTGCGCTATTTGCAACCCGAAGGCCCCAACTTCCGTGAAAACAAAAAGCTGTTTATTCCAGAGAGCGCCTACGCCGAATTCCTCCGCCAACGCGAGCAAGCCAAGCAGCAGGAAGCTGCCATGAAGGAAAAAATCAAGGCCGACAATGCCGCCTTGCTGAAGGAATCCATGAAGAACCACCAGCAACTGGAGACCTTTGTGGACGTGAACGGAGAAACCCGATGGGTGCTTTACGACAGCATGC
Protein-coding sequences here:
- the vccC gene encoding Verru_Chthon cassette protein C yields the protein MSHPTSHPRARRPLRPGFTLIELLVSMTVVTILMLIFATLTDRTANIWRSTRGKVSQFQQARDAFDTITRNLSQATLNTYLDYYDSTGARRDASNSATFQPDRYGRHSELRLLSGPAAPMLGQPPAQSPGHALFFYAPLGETGAPANTALHHLLNLTGYYITYGEDTERPDFLPTVPTYAFRLHEFKQRTENLTRPGGAGAWPPDVTNHPDAHVIARNIIAITFLPKLPSQGPAGDLSIDKDGNALAPNYQYDTLTAGQAGVRKELNSLHQLPPIIEVTMVAIDDASAERIGREATPPDFGLATLFQSADPAVRKADLETLINTLRAQRLNPRVFTTEVSLKSAKWSRE
- a CDS encoding VOC family protein, coding for MRRIYDHLDLRVPNLADATPFYETLLPALGFTRRQAIEGWLQFEAAGHGVTEFLGVTESATHVANENRVAFRAESVEAVDELALVAIQAGARRVEGPLAYEPGYYAVFFEDPCGNRFEVCHRVPL
- the vccA gene encoding Verru_Chthon cassette protein A, with product MKTHLHTPRRGVALVLVIVFLALLTGLIVAFLSTVSTESQVATRAAATSRGRELIDSVNALVTGQIREATSQGPEVAWATQPGMIRTYGTPDAKASAAPLRYYKLYSAEKLVWQPADGPFNPTAEVPAGWADNPALYNDLNRPVTTLTGQVRYPIFQPPATTPPADPAAQPPVGLTLGTPPPANNGAAPVATINPAPMPVRWLYVLRDGRLTSPTQSNPAGADGSGATVSWEPGSPDAPTPANPIVGRVAFWTDDETSKININTAAGDHWTANSPLEAGSYWDMPRVTSQFDRQALANFQPAQREYQRYPGHPATTYLSAAIPSLTRGQIAQIATRVSSGGSLGGTTLAPAAVTLDADRLYAFEDELIFDDLRAASPITPAQLEQARFLLTAHSRAPEVNLLNQPRIAAWPVSANPADTHRSAFDRLIAFCSRIGGRSYIFDRLYADSATADYAGRNVELYTYLQRLTSAPIPGFGGSFASKYGQDRDQILTEIFDYIRSTNLFDDTIEPEPYTYPTRGNQFTDGRANRTGAQPGHGQVTPIRIGTTQGFGRFLTLSEVGMHFIATADFTVPDSNIVPKDNEGQATPKPTNRTLGSGASAVKLKTGERRIEAMLLLEAFSPSQGWGPLRPDMQIRIRGLNTLAVNGTNLGFPAEGVLRIESNGGYHSRMWGGHSGTRFMLNGRRLPARGVMPADSGHNVNNSYPFVSMPITVIVPPTGTMQFSGGEITVELFSDSLPGGGQYDALAGKTPVQTLSINLPGGTFPVPRLAMAGTVYPPSTTDTQSVETLREFWWTFSRDGALAGFPSFIGTANVPAAAAGRIHRTAADPGSRTAPRSGNPIHFVNGTPSDVVRTVQVGHGDYRLLAAQAAPPASLWEKHRYYDNTAQFNAHSLQEATGSNYMAGADDQAGAYVAGAPYNGNKRPDIPFASIALAQAGGDWDTGSAAVQDGPYINKPDEGNNYRDNNGVPYFDANQAHETTGPTFFSPNRQMPSAGMFGSLPNQVKAGKPWSTLLFRPDPTGLHIGAQSPPDHLLMDLFWMPIVEPYAISEPLSTAGKINLNHQIVPFTYIDRTTALRALLRSERVLAVPTTTANVYKSSTVATNYRQEINADETLKQFKQRFDSGDLFRSPSEICAMYLVPQNATLEGMPAFWETHKLTADNSREHPYATLYPRLTTKSNTYRVHYRVQSLQQRSRSRGDDADAWATWEEGKDRIVAENRGSSIIERYIDPGDPTLPDFATTPNTPLDPFYRFRIIGSTKFGPK